From the genome of Hymenobacter cellulosilyticus, one region includes:
- a CDS encoding sensor histidine kinase, whose amino-acid sequence MLDNALKYSDNQLVLVRFGYEGAQVHIRIEDRGIGIAPTDMSHIFQPFFRADNARSVVGHGVGLPLARRIIELHGGKLLIRSRLGAGTVAEAVFSPGR is encoded by the coding sequence TTGCTCGACAACGCGCTAAAGTATTCCGACAACCAGCTGGTGCTCGTGCGTTTCGGCTATGAGGGTGCTCAGGTCCATATCCGTATTGAGGACCGGGGAATCGGTATTGCGCCCACCGATATGAGTCACATCTTTCAGCCTTTCTTTCGCGCCGACAACGCGCGGTCTGTGGTAGGTCACGGCGTGGGACTGCCCCTGGCCCGGCGCATTATCGAGCTGCACGGGGGCAAGCTGCTCATTCGGTCCCGGCTGGGAGCCGGAACGGTAGCCGAAGCAGTATTTTCACCAGGGCGCTAA